The Paramisgurnus dabryanus chromosome 17, PD_genome_1.1, whole genome shotgun sequence genome includes the window ATGGTATAGGCTAATCAAGAATCTATTAAAGGCGGGGTCCATGATTTCTGAAAAACACTTTTCAGAAAGTTGAGGCCAACTACcgaaacacacttgtagccaatcagcagtaaggggcgtgtctactaaccgacatcattgcATGGGTTGCATATATGTGGGGGGGTCTATCAAAGGagggtccagattctattggggtgggggcgtgtttgtttaggtgatttcaaatgtcaacatagATTATATGGACCCTGCCTTAAATTTTTAGGTTGTTGgtaaataataaatgcaaagtATCGTACAAAGTATCTtttgaaatataatttatttatttatttttaatcattttagCCAATGGGGGCCCTGGAAGAGtactgccccactgacagcagGGGTACTTTGACCATGTCTTTTAACAGTGTACACTCtaaactctaaaaaaaaattatatatgcaCCATTTTTTTATCACACTTTTTAAGTAATTCCAACTTGGAAAATTTTACTTAAAATCAACAAGAAAATATGTGTTTTAtgtacttacatttttaagtaaagaaTGTTACATGAACTGAAATATTTAGGTTCATATAACACATATTTTCTTGGTAATTTAAAGTAAAATTATTCCTTTAATACTTTAATGCTTTGAAACACTGGTTGCAAGAATAACTGTAGTAAGTAGTCAACTTTTGAAGTGGattaaaaaagtttatttaaatttgtcaaaacacaaagacaacttttatgaaaagTTTTGATTCATTTTAAATGTAGCCTATATGATGTTTGTGAAAAGTATAATTACCAAACTCTTAACAATAAAGGTGCACAAAAGATTTTTCACAGCaatgaagaaccatttttggtttgtttaaaaaaaaaacattcagtcAAAGTttcttataattttataaattaaagtaCCCTTTTAGATTATATAGGAAACCCTTTTAACAGAAAATGTGAAAGTTTCTTTATGGAACAATTCAGCCATATAtcacattaaaaacaataattataaccagaaaaaatattaaatacaattttatttagtCTAACTCCCAGCATTAATTGATTATGTAATAAGATATtggtttttatttctttataatTAAGAGATTATTAAACTTGACCAATGTAATGAATTGTACTTTTAGATTTAATTTTTGTCTGAATAATACCCAAAAATGTCCAATTGTCGACATCTGCTGTCCGCTCACAGAGCAACATTCAGCGGGTACCGCAGCATCATCCACACCCCTCAGCATCATCAGCACCCCTCAGCCTCCCCTGCGGGAACCACAGTTTCATCCCTTTAATTTACTATAAAGGACTGTAAATACGCGCCAAAGACGCACAGGAAACAAAGCGCATTGTTATTTCTTCAATGGAGTCAAAAGCGCATCTTATTTGGCGCAGTAGGTATGGCGGCTAATCAAAGGCTTAAAGGCGTACGCCTCAGGTTTTTAATGCATGCATTTATGTTATTGTCTTTAGATGTTTCACAGGCATCCGAAGGACGCGTATGGTGCGCAAAATGCTTAATCAAATAGCAGGCGTTTGCAAACAGGATTATGAGGTTGTAAAATGCATGAGGTAATAGACAGATCTAAAGAGAGGTGATGTGAAGAGGCTGGACGCATTGCTGTGTTTATTATCGTTGGTGATCCACACCCGTTATTGTTGCGGCCATGTCCCCTCCAGCATCCGCGGCGACCGCCAGCGACACCAGCACCACAACCGTGTGCGAGGACACAGACGGTCCCAGAGAGGAGGTATTCACAAAAACATCTAATCTCATTTTCTAACGagaaagattaaaataaatccaACCGTGCGTAAACGTGACCGTGAACGCGTAACACTGAAGCATGTGCTGTAAGATTGGCTTTATTATCAAAGAACAGATGGCCAAAACGACATCAAAGACAATTCGTCAATAGGAACCCATCAAAATAAACTGGCTCCACATCTCAGGTTCATTTTTCCAGAATACTAGAAAGCTTTATAGGAATCAAATGACTTTGTCAAATTACAGAATATTAAAATATGAGTGTGTGTCACTACATTTTGTAAAAGTATTTATGCATATGTGGATGTCAAATATCCttaattttacagttttaattaTGTTGTTTAAAGTACACACATTTACTAATGGTTTTCTGAGgaatcaaaaatgttttttcagtaGTGATGATTTATTTTAGGCCtactttattattaaaaaacatatcCTATACAACAGAAATCTAAAATATAAACCAATGAGAATGCATTTAGTACTTATTTATATTCACAATGTATTTAAATAGTAGCAGCAGTCGTCTTTTTAGTCTTTAGTAAgtccactttgtaggtttttAACTCATTTGTTCTCTTCTGTGGTACATGTGCAGCAAACACCCGTCAAGCAATCGTTGAGTAAGTCCATGTGCAGAGAGGCATTCTGGAAATGCCTGCTGCTTTCCATGCTCATGTACGGCTGCATCGGGGCCATGGTCTGGTGCCACGTCTCCAGGGTCACCCGCTCGACCATCATGACGCCCGTGACCTACTATGACAGTCCCTGCTCCGACGGCTACATCTACATTCCGCTGGCCTTCCTCGTCATGCTTTACATCGTGTACCTGGTGGAATGCTGGCACTGCCACGCCAGAAACGAGCTTCAGTATAAAGTGCACGTGGAGGGGATTTACGAAAGGGTCCAGAGGATGCAGCAAGCCAAACCTTGCATCTGGTGGAAGGCCATCAGCTACCACTACGTGCGGCGGACGCGGCAGGTTACTCGCTATCGCAACGGAGATGCCTACACCACCACGCAAGTTTATCACGAGAGGGTGAACACGCACGTGGCCGAGGCGGAATTCGACTACGGGCACTGTGGAGTTAAGGACGTCTCCAAACAGCTACTGGGGCTGGAAAGGTCAGCGATCACCAAACTGAGGTTCACCAAATGCTTTAGCTTTGCCAACGTTGAGTCCGAAAATTCCTATTTGACCCAACGGGCGAGGTTCTTCACCGATAACGAAGGACTGGACGACTACATGGAAGCCCGGGAAGGGATGCACCTGAAAAACGTGGACTTCAGGGAGTACATGATTTCCTTTTCTGACCCGGACCACCACCCCTGGTACGTCTCCAACTACGTCTTCTGGACAACCGCATTCCTGACCCTGTCGTGGCCCTTACGGGTGCTGACCGAGTACCGCACGGCTTACGTCCACTTCCGCGTGGAGAAGCTCTTCGGTGCGGACTACGTCCCGGTGACGCCGTGCGACGAGAGACCCTACTGCAGACGCATCCCCAGGGTCAACACCATAGACAGCACCGAACTGGAGTGGCACATTCGTTCCAACCAGCAACTGGTGCCCAGTTACTCCGAGGCGGGTCTGATGGACCTCGCTCAGCGCTCGGGAGGTGTCAGGCAGAACTGCGAACGCTGTCACCGGGCGATCAGCAGTTCATCCGTTTTCTCCCGCAGTGCCATGAGCATCTGCAACGGCAGTCCACGCATCCCCTTCAGCGGCAGCCGCTTCTCTCTGGGCAGGCTGTACGGCTCACGTCGCAGCTGTTTCTGGAGGAGCGGAAGCCTGGATGAACCCGAGAGTCCCAGCGAGAACACGCGATGCCTGTCTGGAAGAATCGTTGCAGATGAGGAGGACCCACCGCCCTACCAAGATGCTCTTTACTTTCCGGTCCTTATCGTGCACTGCAGCGAGAGCTGCACAAACCATCGCTCCTTCCACAGGAACAGTTCATGCGTGGAGACGTCTTTATGATGGGCCTTCGGTTTTGGAGTTGGACGCACTAAAGACTGCCACGGATTGGTTGAGATAAACTTCTGAAATGGAAGACATATCCTGTTACTCAGGAAGCATTTATTATAATCTTCACATCCTCTTCACTGTCTGTTATCATTAATGGATTCAGAAACAACTTTAGCAATAATGAACACAAAGCATTGGGATTATGATGTTCAGACGCTGGCCACACAGAAGAGTCAGACACTTGCGGGCCCTATTTGTTTGTTAGCTTTAAAGAGCAAAGGACTATATCAACCGAGCAAAAACCTGGTATTTCTCTCTACAGATATGCAGAAAGAAATTCGTAAACAACTTTTTATTGGTCATTTTTGCAATCATCTGTTAATGAATGTGCTCTTGGAAAAATCATTATCGGATGTCATCGGACAACCATGGACTGTATGGTCTGCAAATTGCTTAACATTCATATATAAACACTTGAAAAGAAAAGTATAATGGGCTGTTTCTACTTTTAATGTGATTTAACCGCATCAGGCTGAACAATATACTGTTAAACAGATGTATGTCTGTAATGGCGATGTCCACAACAACAAGTATCTCacactatttaaaaaatatatcaggCTATGCAACAATGAACCTCTGGTATGTTATGCCTAAAATGTATATAGCCTTCACTTAATAATGGAATGTACGACTGTTGAAGCTTTCCTTAGCAATGTACTGTACAAACTATTCAACAGAGAACTGAATTATTTAGGGAGGAGGAGTCATGCGTGTGCATGAACTGAGTTAACATTTAGTGAATGTCATAGGGATTTAGTGGCTATAAACTGCTATAAACTCTTTACATACAACTAATGCAGTTTATATGGTGCAACATACAGGAGAGAAAATCTATACATTTTCTTTATGCAACTATAAATGATTTCTTCTCATCTCATATGATTTGCATTAATTATATGGTGCATACTTTATGATGGCTCAATTATTGATAATATGCTGGAAAGACCCTTAAAAACTGTCTTGAGCATTCCAAATACATTTTGTTTCAGTTTATCCTGATGGCCTATATATCTTTGGTCTGTTTCCTGT containing:
- the tmem151bb gene encoding transmembrane protein 151B, with translation MSPPASAATASDTSTTTVCEDTDGPREEQTPVKQSLSKSMCREAFWKCLLLSMLMYGCIGAMVWCHVSRVTRSTIMTPVTYYDSPCSDGYIYIPLAFLVMLYIVYLVECWHCHARNELQYKVHVEGIYERVQRMQQAKPCIWWKAISYHYVRRTRQVTRYRNGDAYTTTQVYHERVNTHVAEAEFDYGHCGVKDVSKQLLGLERSAITKLRFTKCFSFANVESENSYLTQRARFFTDNEGLDDYMEAREGMHLKNVDFREYMISFSDPDHHPWYVSNYVFWTTAFLTLSWPLRVLTEYRTAYVHFRVEKLFGADYVPVTPCDERPYCRRIPRVNTIDSTELEWHIRSNQQLVPSYSEAGLMDLAQRSGGVRQNCERCHRAISSSSVFSRSAMSICNGSPRIPFSGSRFSLGRLYGSRRSCFWRSGSLDEPESPSENTRCLSGRIVADEEDPPPYQDALYFPVLIVHCSESCTNHRSFHRNSSCVETSL